The genomic window TTTTTATAACCCAAGGAGATAGCCTTTCTCGCAGAGTTTGGAGATAAAACACAGTGAGGATTTTTACAATAAAAAATAAGTGGGATGTCATAAGAAGTTGGTAAAAAATGCATTAGCTCCGAAAACTCATCATCTGGAATATTTATAGCTCCATCGATATGAAATTTTGCAAAAGAGCTTCTACCCCTTGAATCCACAAGACAATGCTCTTTTTTTCTCAACTCTAATAGTTCATTATAATCGATCTCTATCGGTACAACCTCTTTCCTCTTCCACCATAGCATAGCTATAACCTACTAAGCAGTTTTGCTTCCTCTTCCAATAAATGTTCAAAGAGATAACCTAAAGTCCATCTTATAGAATGCTCTGTGATCATGGCCATTATAGGCCTTTTTAGATTTAACCCTTTGTACGTCTGGATAAAATCACCTATCTCATCTTTGGTTAGTCCATCAAAAAGAATAAACCTCCTACTCATCTTGGAACCCTTCTTAGAGCTTTCAGATAATGAACTCAAAACAGTACCCATATCCTCTTCAAATATTTCTTTTATGTCATAGACAACATTTTTAGATAAAAGATCGATCTCATCCTCCGAAAAACCACCCAAAAAGATACACTTTTTAATGTCCATAGATATCAGCTCTCAGATACGACAAAATAGGTATCTTTTTTCTAAACTCTTTGGCTTCGTCTATGTTTATATCTACACTACCTACAGCATCAACCTGTCTACCCAAAGTTAGAAGCGTCTCCCCACTTGGAGAGATCACCCTTGACTCACCAGCAAACTCTTCCCCCCAAATACATCCCACAGCATTACAGAGCACGAAAAAAGATTGATTCTCTATAGCTCTTGCTGTTGCAAGGGTTACCAGATGTTCCCTTCTGGATGATGGCCATTCTGCAGGTAGAAAAAACAGGTCCACACCTGATTTAAAGTATACTCTAAACATCTCAGGATAGCGTAGATCAAAACATACAGCACATCCACACACAGCACCATTTAGCCTAAAGGCAGCCAACCCTCTACCTTTTTCAAAATGCTTATCTTCCTCCATGAGGGGAAACAGGTGGGTTTTATCATATGGGAAATCGTATCCATTGTCATTTTTTAGAAAAAAAGAATTATACTTTTTTCCATCTATTTTCCTAACAATGGAACCAACATAGGTATTCCCATCCGGAAGTTGTTTTACTATACTGTGATGATCATCTGGAAGTTTATCTATATGCTTATAATTAAAGCCAGTAGTCCATAGCTCTGGTAAAACTACTACCGAACCTTTTATACTACTAACAAGATCTGACACTTTTTCCAGATTTTTATCAGGATCCTCTTCTATTCTTATCTGCACTAAAGTTATATTCACAGCTACCTCACGTATACTTTAGTTCTTGATCAACGATAATATGTTCTAAAAACTCTTTCTCATTCTCATTTAAACAGTCTTTAAAAATACATTTCTTTTTATCCACTACTTCATCTTCAACAAAAATGGGGGTATCCGTTCTTAAACTCAATGCTATCCCATCAGAAGGTCTGCACTCTATAGTGACAAGATTACCAGAATGTTCAAGCTCCATCCTGGCATGAAACACCCCATCAGAAAAAGCATAAATCACCATTCTATTCGTGCTGACATCACCAAGATTCAACAGAACATTTTTCATAAAATCATATACCATCGGCCTTGGGAAATTAAGAGAAGCAAGTACAGTATATATAGCCTCAGCTTCAAATGGTCCCACCGGCAAAGGTAAAATGATGTTTTCATCTAAACTTTGAAGTATCACATTATAACATGATAATAAAGGGTTTTTGATTACTGTTCTTACCTTAAACTGAATCATTGGACCTCCAGAACTCCAAAAAGCGAATTTTTTTTAGCCTCAGCGATCTTTACCATAACAGTATCACCTAAGGAAAGCTTCTTAGGGGAAATGAAATTTACAATTCTATTTCTACGGTTTCTACCAGAATAGACATGAGAATCCTTTTTACTGCTTCCTTCCACCAATACTTCCTGATATTCACCCACTTGATTTAATAGAAGTCTGCTGGTGATTGCTTGCTGTAGGGTCAAAAGCCTATTTAATCTATCAGCTTTTTCTGCCGCAGACACATCATCTTTCATTTCTGCTGCACTTGTTCCTTTACGGGGGGAGTACTTGAAAGCAAATACAGTCTCATACTCCACCTTAGATATGGCTTCTAAGGTTTTCTCAAAATCCTTCTCATCCTCTTGAGGAAAACCTACAATAAAATCGGAAGACAAAGCAAGTCCTTTGATCCTCTCTTTTGCATAAAAAACCTTCTCATAGTACTCTTCAAGGGTATAACCCCTATTCATCTTCTTTAAGACTTCATCAGATCCAGCCTGAAGTGGTATATGAAGATATTCACATATTTTAGGCTCAGTAGCTATAAGATCAGCTAACTCTTTACTGAAATCCTTTGGATGTGAAGTAACAAACCTTATTCTATTTAAACCTTCTATTTTAGTTACCATATATAGAAATTGTGCAAAATCTATCTTTTCGTCAAGACTTTTTCCATAAGAATTGACATTTTGTCCCAAAAAAGTTACCTCTTTTACCCCTTGATCCACCAAATATTTTACCTCATCAAAGATGTCTTTATAATGCCTGCTTTTCTCTCTACCACGCACATAAGGCACTATACAATAACTACAAAAATTATCACAACCCTTCATAATGGTAACAAATGCCGATATAGATGTGGTTCTATGAAAAATAGGTACAGAAAAATCATCTGAAGAAAACTCTGTAATAACAACTCTTTCACCTCTTTCAACCCTACTTATGGCTTCGTATAACCTGGGTATACCGTCTGTACCTAATACCAGATCCACATGCCGGTTTTCTTTCAAAAGCTTCTCCCCTTCTTCCTGCGCCACACAACCAGCAATAGCTATCTTAAAATCTGGATTATCACTTTTAAGCCTTTTCAGACGACCTATCTCGCTTCTTACCTTTTCTTTTGGCTTTTCCCTTACACTACAGGTGTTGATAACGGCAAAATCGGCCTCCAATGGATCATCTGTAT from Calditerrivibrio sp. includes these protein-coding regions:
- a CDS encoding DUF3783 domain-containing protein encodes the protein MDIKKCIFLGGFSEDEIDLLSKNVVYDIKEIFEEDMGTVLSSLSESSKKGSKMSRRFILFDGLTKDEIGDFIQTYKGLNLKRPIMAMITEHSIRWTLGYLFEHLLEEEAKLLSRL
- a CDS encoding nitrilase codes for the protein MNITLVQIRIEEDPDKNLEKVSDLVSSIKGSVVVLPELWTTGFNYKHIDKLPDDHHSIVKQLPDGNTYVGSIVRKIDGKKYNSFFLKNDNGYDFPYDKTHLFPLMEEDKHFEKGRGLAAFRLNGAVCGCAVCFDLRYPEMFRVYFKSGVDLFFLPAEWPSSRREHLVTLATARAIENQSFFVLCNAVGCIWGEEFAGESRVISPSGETLLTLGRQVDAVGSVDINIDEAKEFRKKIPILSYLRADIYGH
- a CDS encoding bifunctional nuclease family protein, with translation MIQFKVRTVIKNPLLSCYNVILQSLDENIILPLPVGPFEAEAIYTVLASLNFPRPMVYDFMKNVLLNLGDVSTNRMVIYAFSDGVFHARMELEHSGNLVTIECRPSDGIALSLRTDTPIFVEDEVVDKKKCIFKDCLNENEKEFLEHIIVDQELKYT
- the miaB gene encoding tRNA (N6-isopentenyl adenosine(37)-C2)-methylthiotransferase MiaB encodes the protein MIKKVYIRTFGCQMNEYDSQRILSIFEEMGYEHTDDPLEADFAVINTCSVREKPKEKVRSEIGRLKRLKSDNPDFKIAIAGCVAQEEGEKLLKENRHVDLVLGTDGIPRLYEAISRVERGERVVITEFSSDDFSVPIFHRTTSISAFVTIMKGCDNFCSYCIVPYVRGREKSRHYKDIFDEVKYLVDQGVKEVTFLGQNVNSYGKSLDEKIDFAQFLYMVTKIEGLNRIRFVTSHPKDFSKELADLIATEPKICEYLHIPLQAGSDEVLKKMNRGYTLEEYYEKVFYAKERIKGLALSSDFIVGFPQEDEKDFEKTLEAISKVEYETVFAFKYSPRKGTSAAEMKDDVSAAEKADRLNRLLTLQQAITSRLLLNQVGEYQEVLVEGSSKKDSHVYSGRNRRNRIVNFISPKKLSLGDTVMVKIAEAKKNSLFGVLEVQ